The Miscanthus floridulus cultivar M001 chromosome 7, ASM1932011v1, whole genome shotgun sequence genome includes a region encoding these proteins:
- the LOC136467336 gene encoding defensin-like protein CAL1: MAVSPGAVLFLFLLAAVEMATIDAKMGVVKQTLLKDKLKAKEEEEKSKGKEESRCVSQSLQFKGFCLNSDKCAEVCKKESFDDGECKLGLSNRKCFCKKPC; the protein is encoded by the exons ATGGCAGTGTCTCCCGGAGCGGTGCTCTTCTTATTTCTCCTCGCCGCAGTAG AGATGGCAACCATTGATGCCAAAATGGGAGTAGTCAAGCAGACCTTGCTAAAGGACAAACTGAaagcgaaggaggaggaggaaaaaAGCAAGGGGAAGGAGGAGAGCCGGTGTGTATCGCAGAGTCTCCAGTTCAAGGGCTTCTGCCTCAATAGCGACAAATGTGCCGAGGTGTGCAAGAAGGAGAGCTTTGACGATGGCGAGTGCAAGCTTGGCCTGTCCAACCGCAAGTGCTTCTGCAAGAAGCCATGCTAG